From the Maioricimonas rarisocia genome, one window contains:
- a CDS encoding transthyretin-like family protein, which produces MTIRYKCDACGAVMKIRDEKAGLQGHCPTCKAVFTVPQPGTAEAQASESGIHAEAAATKAEKSGTREQQSSKPPKAAPAESAKAAPAADDDEFDPVAFLSGDETKPAGKSAPGKQAAGKPSKAAPARKAAPADGAKAADGPDDDDFDPVEFLMDGPAPSRPQPAAPPSPQPPPSQPGARRPSTPQAPAASPDKPAGNTAAEKAGALLKGGTNASANAKELLSRSVEESRARSAEMPKEEKESRIDWAGIRGELRRIGPPVVGGILAIVVIYYGMDAMLGGGIDLPNLGRVEGTVTLDGKPLSGAKVIFSSAERMVESRRGRQIKARAGTATTDDQGRYELIYLDNIKGTVVGRNRVQISKINEKGQEVIPPDYGMASKVFRNIEEGYQEIDIDVKTK; this is translated from the coding sequence ATGACGATTCGTTACAAGTGCGATGCCTGCGGCGCGGTCATGAAGATCCGCGATGAGAAAGCCGGGCTGCAGGGGCACTGCCCGACGTGCAAAGCCGTGTTCACGGTACCGCAGCCGGGAACAGCCGAAGCCCAGGCCTCCGAGTCAGGCATTCACGCCGAAGCGGCCGCCACGAAGGCGGAAAAGTCCGGCACCAGGGAACAGCAGAGCAGCAAGCCACCGAAAGCCGCCCCGGCCGAATCGGCGAAGGCGGCCCCCGCCGCCGATGATGACGAATTCGACCCGGTCGCCTTTCTGAGCGGCGACGAAACCAAACCGGCCGGCAAGTCTGCTCCCGGGAAACAGGCGGCCGGCAAGCCGTCCAAGGCGGCACCTGCCAGGAAAGCCGCTCCCGCAGACGGGGCGAAAGCGGCCGATGGCCCCGATGATGACGACTTCGATCCGGTTGAGTTCCTGATGGATGGACCGGCTCCGTCCCGTCCGCAGCCGGCTGCTCCACCGTCGCCTCAGCCTCCCCCCTCCCAACCGGGAGCCCGACGTCCTTCGACGCCGCAAGCCCCGGCAGCATCGCCCGACAAGCCGGCCGGAAACACGGCCGCCGAGAAAGCGGGCGCATTGCTGAAGGGGGGAACCAACGCTTCTGCGAATGCCAAGGAACTGCTGTCCCGGTCGGTCGAGGAGAGCCGTGCCCGATCTGCCGAAATGCCGAAGGAGGAAAAGGAAAGCCGGATCGACTGGGCCGGGATCCGCGGCGAACTTCGTCGCATCGGCCCGCCAGTCGTCGGCGGGATCCTCGCCATTGTGGTGATCTACTACGGCATGGACGCAATGCTGGGCGGGGGCATCGACCTTCCGAATCTGGGCCGGGTGGAAGGAACCGTTACGCTGGACGGCAAGCCGCTCTCCGGCGCAAAGGTGATCTTTTCCTCCGCGGAGCGAATGGTGGAGAGCCGGAGAGGACGCCAGATCAAGGCCCGAGCGGGGACGGCGACGACAGATGACCAGGGGCGGTACGAGCTGATCTACCTGGACAACATCAAAGGGACGGTTGTCGGCCGAAACCGGGTGCAGATCTCGAAGATCAATGAGAAGGGCCAGGAGGTCATCCCGCCCGACTACGGCATGGCGTCGAAGGTGTTCCGGAACATCGAAGAGGGATACCAGGAGATCGACATCGACGTGAAGACGAAGTAA
- a CDS encoding sodium:calcium antiporter, which produces MEHLIPEAWFEPLGSPLLLLISAVALWVLSQGADWLVHGASELAYRSGLPKVIVGATIVSLGTTAPECAVSVMAAWQGNAGLALGNAVGSVIADTALIFGLGALLVPLPADRYVLSRQGWVQFGSAVLLAAICYLMYFLHGDQAVIPRSIGYLFLLLLAAYLAISVHWSRGHGVDAEAVAAVADVAPVPAIDEEPAPRAAPPPTRSFGMIVAGLLLVLVGSRVTIVCVSMLAGRFGVPEVVISATLVAFGTSLPELIVGMTSLRRGHPELLVGNVIGADVLNILFVTGAAAAAKPLPLIYEASLPTVFLWIHLPFMLVTLTYFRLCIFRAVRQGHFARWMGGPLVLTYVIYSVVQFLV; this is translated from the coding sequence ATGGAGCATCTGATACCGGAAGCGTGGTTTGAGCCGCTCGGCAGTCCTCTGTTGCTGCTGATCAGTGCCGTTGCGCTCTGGGTCCTGTCGCAGGGAGCCGACTGGCTGGTTCACGGCGCCTCCGAACTCGCCTACCGCTCCGGTCTTCCCAAGGTCATCGTCGGTGCCACGATTGTCTCGCTCGGAACCACCGCCCCCGAATGCGCCGTCTCCGTCATGGCGGCCTGGCAGGGGAACGCCGGCCTCGCACTGGGAAATGCCGTCGGTTCGGTCATCGCCGATACCGCGCTGATCTTCGGCCTGGGCGCTCTGCTGGTGCCGTTGCCGGCCGATCGGTACGTCCTTTCGAGGCAGGGCTGGGTGCAGTTCGGCAGTGCCGTCCTGCTCGCGGCCATCTGCTACCTGATGTACTTCCTGCACGGCGATCAGGCGGTCATTCCCCGCTCGATCGGCTACCTGTTTCTGCTGCTGCTGGCGGCCTATCTGGCGATCTCGGTCCACTGGAGCCGGGGACACGGCGTCGATGCCGAAGCCGTTGCGGCAGTGGCTGACGTCGCTCCCGTCCCGGCCATCGACGAAGAACCCGCTCCTCGGGCGGCTCCGCCACCAACCAGGTCGTTCGGCATGATCGTCGCCGGGCTGTTGCTCGTCCTCGTCGGTAGCCGGGTGACCATCGTGTGTGTCTCGATGCTCGCGGGCCGGTTCGGCGTGCCCGAAGTGGTGATCTCGGCAACGCTCGTCGCTTTCGGAACGTCACTGCCGGAACTGATTGTCGGAATGACGTCACTCCGTCGCGGTCATCCGGAACTGCTTGTCGGCAACGTCATCGGTGCGGACGTACTCAACATTCTGTTTGTGACCGGCGCCGCAGCCGCCGCCAAACCTCTGCCCCTCATCTACGAAGCCTCGCTGCCGACTGTCTTTCTCTGGATTCATCTACCGTTTATGCTCGTAACGTTGACGTATTTTCGTCTGTGCATATTTCGGGCGGTTCGCCAGGGGCACTTTGCGCGGTGGATGGGCGGTCCACTTGTCCTGACGTACGTGATCTACAGCGTCGTTCAGTTTCTTGTCTGA
- a CDS encoding ornithine cyclodeaminase encodes MSSNQTAGQHAGAGFSEEVELSGHIIDSLLLPKVLDEISSLGGEFEILQVQVGHGRRDPSYARLRISAESESLLDEILKEIGQHGAVPVSPDDCRLEAADMDGAFPEGFYCTTNEDTEVRISGAWIPVNDQEMDCGIVVDPNGPSARCVPMSDVQKGELTVIGRQGTRVRPVGRDASGHDAFSFMNSTVSSEKPKGVTVRDIARAMRAAREGDGRILIVAGPAVVHTGSRDHFSYLIEQDYVHRLFAGNALAAHDIEQSMFGTSLGISMSHGRAADEGHEHHLRSINRIRRLGGIRQAVETGALTEGIMYQCVKKDIPFVLAGSIRDDGPLPDVITDALEAQRTMRELSRGVTFCLMIATTLHSIATGNLLPARVKVVCVDINPATVTKLADRGTFQTIGVVTDVEPFLRVLVDELKSADST; translated from the coding sequence ATGAGCAGCAACCAGACCGCTGGCCAGCATGCAGGTGCCGGGTTCAGCGAGGAAGTGGAACTGAGCGGACACATCATCGACAGCCTGCTGCTGCCGAAGGTGCTCGACGAGATTTCCAGCCTCGGAGGAGAGTTCGAGATTCTGCAGGTGCAGGTCGGGCATGGCCGCCGCGACCCCAGTTATGCCCGACTGCGGATCTCTGCCGAATCGGAGTCTCTGCTCGATGAGATCCTGAAGGAAATCGGCCAGCACGGGGCGGTGCCGGTCAGCCCGGATGACTGCCGGCTTGAAGCGGCCGACATGGATGGGGCGTTCCCAGAGGGGTTCTACTGCACGACCAACGAGGATACGGAGGTTCGCATATCCGGAGCCTGGATCCCGGTGAACGATCAGGAGATGGACTGCGGAATCGTCGTCGATCCGAACGGTCCCTCCGCCCGGTGCGTGCCGATGTCGGACGTGCAGAAAGGGGAACTGACCGTCATCGGACGGCAGGGAACGCGCGTGCGGCCGGTCGGCCGGGACGCCTCGGGCCATGATGCATTCAGCTTCATGAACAGCACCGTCTCGAGCGAGAAGCCGAAGGGGGTGACGGTTCGGGATATCGCCCGCGCCATGCGGGCCGCCCGCGAAGGAGATGGTCGCATCCTGATCGTGGCTGGTCCGGCGGTCGTGCACACCGGCAGCCGGGACCACTTCAGCTATCTGATCGAGCAGGACTACGTGCACCGACTGTTTGCGGGGAATGCTCTCGCGGCACACGACATCGAGCAGTCGATGTTCGGCACGAGCCTGGGGATCTCGATGTCCCACGGCCGGGCTGCGGACGAAGGGCACGAACATCACCTGCGGTCGATTAACCGGATCCGTCGGCTGGGGGGGATCCGGCAGGCGGTCGAAACGGGCGCCCTGACCGAGGGGATCATGTACCAGTGCGTGAAGAAGGACATCCCGTTCGTGCTGGCGGGCAGCATCCGGGATGACGGCCCGCTGCCGGACGTGATCACCGATGCTCTGGAAGCTCAGCGGACGATGCGGGAACTCTCACGGGGTGTGACGTTCTGCCTGATGATCGCGACGACGCTGCACTCGATCGCGACCGGCAACCTGCTGCCGGCCCGCGTGAAGGTCGTGTGTGTCGACATCAACCCGGCCACGGTCACGAAACTGGCGGATCGGGGAACATTTCAGACGATCGGTGTCGTGACCGACGTGGAACCGTTCCTGCGGGTGCTGGTGGACGAACTCAAGTCCGCAGACTCCACGTGA
- a CDS encoding alpha/beta hydrolase, with protein sequence MNVLLRSLLVISAVLITSRASADDVLTYRIEPSDKPGQLSIPADYRIWLPPKAEHIRGIIVHQHGCGDGAERGGETAAHDLHWRALAQRWDCALLAPRYHAGGDCRQWYDPTLGSAAALQKALGHFAMASKHPELATAPWALWGHSGGAVWAFRMFNSNPDRTIAVFLRSGRPTLFTSSEDEGEIPPLTPAKRQVPIVSNLGLKERDHERFSRAWNASWRFFQDWRPQGARLTWAPDPLTSHECGNSRFLAIPFFDACLAARLSEDPQADGLGEMNTSAAWLGNNETHEIAAASDDPDFSSASWLPNEHMARVWREFVTTGEVADETPPKHRPTLVSAGLDAAGRPRITWTARPDWESGIRGFRIYRDGRPIAMVTSEAPRRFGIEQFQQLSYHDTPTPPLPEMVFVDDAELSAEVHRYGVVTINGYGLGSGRPEPVEIRVGKVVEVPEDAQRTRPAGDVPENVSARLAVPYARYGDRTLELDLFTPADVEKPRPAIVVVHGGGWKNGDRSKFRRLALELAACGYVTAAISYRLSGEAPFPAAIHDCKAAVRYLRANAAELKIDPDRIGVVGGSAGGHLAALLGTSHGVEELEGNGGHAKASSRVQAVAVMGGPVDLESEHFVHRSLRRQGTSANAFLGGNYEEAGDTYRAASPIRYLEAGDPPFLLIDGGLDRPGERYAAFIPRADEAGIRTQFVVVQHGEHGCWNFDPWFSQFVEELDRFFGETLGDQRSSPDTDAAEP encoded by the coding sequence ATGAACGTTCTCCTCCGGTCTCTCCTGGTGATATCTGCCGTGCTCATCACGAGCCGCGCCAGTGCCGACGACGTCCTCACGTACCGCATCGAGCCGTCTGACAAACCGGGCCAGTTGAGCATCCCGGCCGACTACCGGATCTGGCTTCCGCCGAAGGCTGAACACATCCGCGGCATCATCGTACATCAGCACGGCTGCGGAGACGGTGCCGAGCGCGGGGGCGAGACCGCAGCTCACGATCTGCACTGGCGGGCACTGGCACAGAGGTGGGACTGTGCACTGCTCGCACCCCGCTATCACGCGGGCGGCGACTGCCGGCAGTGGTACGATCCGACCCTCGGTTCAGCCGCCGCACTGCAGAAGGCGCTCGGCCACTTCGCGATGGCCAGCAAGCATCCGGAACTCGCGACCGCCCCCTGGGCGTTGTGGGGGCACTCCGGTGGAGCGGTCTGGGCCTTCCGGATGTTCAACAGCAATCCCGACCGCACCATTGCCGTCTTCCTTCGATCCGGTCGGCCGACGCTGTTCACCTCTTCCGAAGATGAAGGGGAGATTCCGCCGCTCACGCCCGCGAAACGCCAGGTGCCGATTGTCTCAAACCTCGGCCTGAAGGAGCGGGACCACGAACGCTTCAGCCGCGCGTGGAACGCCAGTTGGCGATTCTTCCAGGACTGGCGACCGCAGGGAGCGCGACTCACTTGGGCACCCGATCCGCTCACCAGTCACGAATGCGGCAACTCGCGGTTCCTGGCGATCCCCTTCTTCGATGCCTGTCTCGCAGCTCGCCTTTCGGAGGATCCGCAGGCGGACGGTCTCGGCGAGATGAACACCTCCGCAGCCTGGCTGGGCAACAACGAGACGCATGAAATCGCTGCCGCCAGTGATGATCCCGACTTCAGCAGCGCCAGCTGGCTTCCCAATGAGCACATGGCCCGCGTCTGGCGGGAATTCGTCACCACCGGCGAAGTCGCGGACGAGACACCCCCGAAACATCGGCCCACGCTCGTCAGTGCCGGCCTCGATGCTGCCGGGCGTCCGCGCATCACCTGGACAGCCCGGCCCGATTGGGAGAGCGGCATCCGGGGCTTCCGCATCTACCGGGACGGTCGCCCCATCGCCATGGTCACATCAGAAGCGCCGCGGCGATTCGGCATCGAGCAGTTCCAGCAGCTCAGCTATCACGACACACCGACGCCTCCGCTGCCCGAGATGGTCTTCGTCGATGACGCGGAGCTATCTGCTGAAGTCCACCGGTATGGTGTGGTCACGATCAACGGATACGGTCTCGGATCCGGCAGGCCCGAACCGGTCGAGATCCGTGTCGGCAAGGTCGTCGAGGTTCCGGAGGATGCGCAGCGGACGCGGCCGGCCGGTGACGTGCCGGAGAACGTGAGCGCCCGCCTGGCGGTTCCCTACGCCCGATATGGGGACCGAACGCTGGAGCTGGATCTGTTCACTCCTGCCGACGTCGAGAAACCGCGGCCCGCGATCGTCGTCGTCCATGGCGGCGGCTGGAAGAACGGGGACCGATCGAAGTTTCGCCGGCTGGCACTCGAACTGGCGGCATGCGGCTACGTGACCGCGGCGATTTCGTACCGGCTCTCGGGCGAGGCTCCGTTCCCGGCTGCCATCCACGACTGCAAGGCGGCCGTCCGGTACCTGCGTGCCAACGCTGCCGAACTCAAGATCGACCCCGATCGCATCGGTGTCGTGGGCGGATCGGCCGGCGGGCATCTCGCGGCCCTGCTGGGCACCTCGCACGGCGTCGAGGAGCTGGAGGGGAACGGCGGTCATGCAAAGGCATCCAGTCGCGTGCAGGCGGTCGCCGTCATGGGAGGACCGGTCGACCTCGAATCGGAACACTTTGTTCACCGCTCTCTTCGGCGGCAGGGCACCTCGGCCAATGCGTTCCTCGGCGGCAACTACGAGGAAGCCGGCGACACCTATCGAGCGGCATCGCCAATCCGATACCTCGAGGCCGGCGATCCACCCTTCCTGCTGATCGACGGCGGTCTCGATCGACCGGGCGAACGGTACGCCGCGTTCATTCCCCGGGCGGACGAAGCGGGCATCCGGACGCAGTTCGTGGTCGTGCAGCACGGAGAGCACGGCTGCTGGAATTTCGACCCCTGGTTCAGCCAGTTCGTGGAGGAACTGGACCGGTTTTTCGGGGAGACCCTGGGGGATCAACGGTCGTCGCCGGACACGGATGCGGCCGAGCCGTGA
- a CDS encoding amidohydrolase family protein produces the protein MCRALCQLVVFGCSLVMLAGFATTAVADDDPEPPRRIYLDEFRPQSELKTPEHLLRKAKFPCVNVHTHPGRLSDEEIDEMVRVMDEANIAVSVSLDGRAGPRFANHYQKLRQRHPNRFVVFVRMDYIGNGDADDSSTWDVHQPGFGRRMADRLSDAVKQGAGGLKLLKDLGLYLRDPEGNLIRPDDPRFDPVWQRAGELGIPVLWHVADPVAFFRPTNERNERWEELYRHPEWSFHGKDFPSHQELIDARNRVIARHPQTTFICAHMADVPEDLAKLGSYLDRYPNMNVEIAARVAELGRQPYTARKFFLKYADRILFGTDGVPPMSELIPHWRFLETWDEYFPYEDNPFPPQGFWNIYGIGLPDDVLRKVYHENAARLIPAVREALQQQGVID, from the coding sequence ATGTGTCGGGCACTGTGCCAACTTGTCGTCTTCGGCTGCAGCCTTGTCATGCTGGCCGGCTTTGCCACCACGGCGGTGGCCGACGACGATCCCGAACCGCCTCGTCGCATCTATCTCGACGAGTTCCGCCCGCAATCCGAACTCAAAACTCCCGAGCACCTGCTCCGCAAGGCGAAATTCCCCTGCGTCAACGTCCATACCCACCCTGGTCGTCTCTCTGACGAAGAGATTGACGAGATGGTCCGCGTCATGGACGAGGCGAACATCGCCGTCAGCGTCAGCCTCGACGGACGCGCCGGCCCGCGGTTCGCCAACCACTACCAGAAGCTGCGGCAGCGTCATCCGAATCGCTTTGTCGTCTTTGTGCGAATGGACTACATCGGCAACGGCGACGCGGATGACTCATCCACCTGGGACGTGCATCAGCCAGGTTTCGGTCGCCGCATGGCCGATCGCCTCTCCGACGCCGTCAAGCAGGGGGCGGGCGGCCTCAAGCTGCTCAAGGACCTCGGTCTGTATCTGCGCGATCCCGAAGGGAATCTCATCCGACCGGACGACCCGCGGTTCGATCCGGTCTGGCAGCGGGCGGGTGAACTGGGCATCCCGGTCCTCTGGCATGTGGCCGATCCGGTCGCCTTCTTCCGCCCCACCAACGAACGCAACGAACGCTGGGAAGAACTCTACCGTCATCCCGAGTGGAGCTTTCACGGCAAGGACTTCCCGTCGCATCAGGAACTGATCGATGCGCGGAACCGCGTCATCGCCCGACACCCGCAGACGACCTTCATCTGCGCACACATGGCCGACGTCCCCGAGGATCTGGCAAAGCTCGGCAGCTATCTCGACCGGTATCCGAATATGAACGTCGAGATCGCCGCCCGCGTGGCAGAACTGGGCCGCCAGCCCTACACCGCTCGCAAGTTCTTCCTGAAGTATGCCGACCGGATTCTCTTCGGCACCGACGGCGTCCCCCCCATGTCCGAGCTGATCCCGCACTGGCGGTTCCTCGAGACCTGGGACGAATACTTCCCGTACGAGGACAACCCGTTCCCGCCGCAAGGCTTCTGGAACATCTACGGCATCGGCCTGCCGGACGACGTCCTGCGGAAGGTCTACCACGAGAATGCGGCAAGACTGATCCCCGCGGTCCGCGAAGCACTGCAGCAGCAGGGCGTGATCGATTGA
- a CDS encoding Gfo/Idh/MocA family oxidoreductase: protein MLDLGIIGPGPDWETRYRPGIMRHGRRFRVTAVYDPVPARAVHVAEELKAHPAEGIRALLRRPDVSAVLLLQTDWLGMCPLQFAVEESVPCLAAEIADAGLTLLQGLESDARRLGIVAMPGLPLRHMPASIRLRELIAARLGPAQDLSISAKLRGADAVWRDLAQLFDLATYVLQAAPGRVTAERLSPESFRARVEFHRRSLQKELHVGDLTLEIEHEISPLQDSPVQTISVDDHSVRIACACADGIAEIEGAARIHWSCRGQTQIEILKEDRTSFDVQLDHFTRRVVGGLIPVPDLSDLCRAFAAVQAVQQSLDTGETIDVNPC from the coding sequence ATGCTCGACCTGGGAATCATTGGCCCCGGACCCGACTGGGAGACGCGTTACCGTCCCGGCATCATGCGTCACGGGCGGCGTTTTCGCGTCACCGCCGTCTACGATCCGGTTCCGGCCCGGGCCGTCCATGTCGCCGAGGAACTGAAAGCACACCCCGCGGAAGGAATCCGGGCTCTGCTCCGCCGTCCCGACGTCTCCGCCGTGCTGCTGCTGCAGACCGACTGGCTCGGCATGTGTCCCCTGCAGTTCGCCGTCGAGGAATCCGTCCCCTGCCTCGCTGCCGAAATCGCCGACGCGGGCCTGACCCTGCTGCAGGGGCTTGAATCCGATGCCCGCCGCCTCGGCATCGTCGCAATGCCGGGCCTGCCGCTGCGGCACATGCCCGCCTCAATTCGTCTTCGCGAGCTGATCGCCGCCCGCCTGGGGCCCGCTCAGGACCTCTCGATCTCTGCAAAGCTGCGCGGGGCCGATGCCGTCTGGCGTGATCTCGCGCAGCTGTTCGACCTGGCCACCTACGTTCTGCAGGCGGCCCCGGGACGCGTCACTGCGGAACGTCTCTCGCCGGAATCGTTTCGCGCCCGTGTCGAATTCCACCGCCGGTCCTTGCAGAAAGAACTCCACGTCGGCGATCTGACGCTCGAAATCGAACACGAGATCTCGCCGCTGCAGGACTCGCCCGTTCAGACGATTTCCGTCGATGACCATTCCGTCCGCATCGCCTGCGCCTGTGCCGACGGGATCGCGGAGATCGAAGGTGCCGCCCGCATCCACTGGAGCTGCCGCGGACAGACGCAGATCGAGATCCTCAAGGAAGACCGGACCAGCTTCGACGTCCAGCTCGATCACTTCACCCGGCGAGTCGTCGGCGGCCTGATCCCGGTCCCGGACCTTTCCGATCTGTGTCGCGCCTTCGCCGCCGTGCAGGCGGTGCAGCAGAGTCTCGACACCGGCGAAACGATCGACGTGAATCCCTGCTGA
- a CDS encoding mechanosensitive ion channel family protein: MTTIPQLLAQADGPADAGTVVSRWVEIGRDFLQNQGPQYLLNAAGALLIFVIGRWVAMFLVRLLRRLLNRTQPDPMLSKFLGNVVYVLLLAVVILAALEMIGVDTTSLVAVMAAAGFAIGMALQGSLSNFAAGMMLIVFKPFREGDYVEAGGTAGVVEEIQIFHTKMRTGDNIQKIVPNGSITSGNITNYSAKPTRRIDLTIGCGYDDNLKAVKMFLENLVHGDDRILTEPAPTVAVDELGASSVNFVVRPWVKKEDYATVRWDLLEKIKVEFDERGFSFPFPSRDVYVHQETAD, encoded by the coding sequence ATGACGACGATTCCACAACTTCTCGCTCAGGCTGACGGACCCGCCGACGCGGGCACGGTCGTTTCCCGCTGGGTCGAGATCGGCCGGGACTTTCTGCAGAACCAGGGGCCGCAGTACCTGCTCAACGCGGCCGGTGCCCTGCTGATTTTCGTGATCGGGCGGTGGGTGGCGATGTTCCTGGTCCGCCTGCTTCGGCGTCTGCTGAACCGGACGCAGCCGGACCCGATGCTCTCGAAGTTCCTCGGCAACGTCGTGTACGTGCTGCTGCTGGCAGTCGTGATCCTGGCCGCCCTGGAGATGATCGGCGTCGACACCACGTCGCTGGTGGCGGTGATGGCGGCGGCCGGCTTCGCGATCGGCATGGCCCTGCAAGGATCGCTGAGCAACTTCGCGGCGGGAATGATGCTGATCGTGTTCAAGCCGTTTCGCGAGGGAGATTACGTCGAAGCGGGAGGAACGGCCGGCGTCGTCGAAGAGATTCAGATCTTTCACACCAAGATGCGCACCGGCGACAACATCCAGAAGATCGTGCCGAACGGGTCGATCACGTCCGGCAACATCACGAATTACAGTGCGAAGCCGACGCGGCGGATCGACCTGACGATCGGCTGCGGGTACGACGACAACCTGAAAGCCGTGAAGATGTTCCTCGAGAATCTCGTGCACGGGGACGACCGGATCCTGACCGAGCCGGCTCCCACAGTGGCGGTGGACGAACTGGGAGCGAGCAGCGTCAATTTCGTGGTTCGTCCGTGGGTGAAGAAGGAGGACTACGCGACGGTCCGCTGGGATCTGCTCGAGAAGATCAAGGTGGAGTTCGACGAGCGGGGCTTCAGCTTCCCATTCCCCAGCCGGGACGTTTACGTGCATCAGGAGACGGCCGACTAA
- a CDS encoding DUF1559 domain-containing protein produces MKRTRRQRGFTLIELLVVIAIIALLIALLLPAVQRAREAARRSSCQNNLKNIALALHNYHDSHRTLPPGQINRTFVTDNIGRYANPAEARFLHQVDQNLDQFHGTSWVLHILPMIDEAPLYNFWQFDWNVRTNGDRGFANLTTGDVVFPPKTDLEVFYCPSRRSSMKATSEYSTCDRVNVNWTSGGNDYAGCAGSGIVFSDATDNTQPTGFARQTYALTPSQLQATVVNGLSPFTQHSFHIGIFGVNSSTSFRDISDGTSNVIMLSERRMFANSSPNERVSSDGWAWGGPSTLFSTRFAPHSREHYDEADSEHDGIVQVALSDGSVKLISVNIDLRTWQNLGNMSQGSPVENFSGF; encoded by the coding sequence ATGAAACGCACACGACGTCAGCGCGGCTTCACTCTGATTGAGCTACTGGTGGTCATTGCCATCATTGCCCTTCTGATTGCGCTGCTGCTGCCGGCGGTCCAGCGGGCTCGTGAGGCCGCTCGTCGTTCCTCGTGCCAGAACAACCTGAAGAACATCGCACTGGCACTGCACAACTACCACGACTCGCACCGCACGCTACCTCCCGGTCAGATCAACAGGACGTTTGTCACGGACAACATCGGCCGGTACGCGAACCCGGCGGAGGCCCGGTTCCTGCACCAGGTGGACCAGAATCTCGACCAGTTCCACGGGACGAGCTGGGTCCTGCACATTCTGCCGATGATCGACGAAGCACCGCTGTACAACTTCTGGCAGTTCGACTGGAACGTCCGCACGAACGGCGATCGTGGATTTGCGAACCTGACGACCGGCGATGTGGTATTCCCCCCCAAGACCGATCTGGAAGTCTTCTACTGCCCGAGTCGTCGCAGCTCGATGAAGGCGACCAGCGAGTATTCGACCTGCGATCGGGTGAACGTCAACTGGACATCGGGCGGCAACGACTACGCCGGCTGTGCCGGTTCGGGCATTGTCTTCAGCGACGCCACCGACAACACGCAGCCGACCGGCTTTGCCCGGCAGACGTACGCCCTGACGCCGTCCCAGTTGCAGGCCACCGTCGTCAATGGGCTGTCCCCATTCACTCAGCATTCGTTCCACATCGGGATCTTCGGCGTGAACTCGTCGACCTCGTTCCGGGACATTTCGGACGGGACGTCGAACGTGATCATGCTTTCGGAGCGGCGGATGTTCGCGAACTCGTCACCCAACGAACGGGTGAGCAGCGATGGCTGGGCCTGGGGCGGCCCCTCGACCCTGTTCAGCACGCGGTTCGCGCCTCATTCGCGAGAGCATTACGACGAAGCGGACAGCGAACACGACGGCATCGTGCAGGTCGCCCTGTCGGATGGCAGTGTGAAGCTGATCAGCGTCAACATCGACCTGCGGACCTGGCAGAACCTGGGCAACATGTCGCAAGGATCGCCGGTTGAGAACTTCAGCGGTTTCTGA